One region of candidate division KSB1 bacterium genomic DNA includes:
- a CDS encoding tetratricopeptide repeat protein, which yields MKMLVACWLLVAGFIISCAPATHYNRGREALDKEEYEKALAELRLAVKENPLNALAVRDLGIALYETQSHRNAALILEKAVERMPQDGMARLYLGLAYEKTGRLDDAIKLYRDYAEVSSYDYRRQLEARLDLAIQAKLRLEARQALAAESAIDPQSFPEKSLAVLNFRNLGGNAGFDPLAKGLADMVISDLSQVKALTVIERSRMQALLEEMGLGQTGLVDEQTAPRVGQLLGVKKVLQGSFLDLAGGRLRLDATLSDAVAKVSQPIGETSGELARFFRLEKNLVFKVIDELGINLTEAEEKAILTIPTENLLAFLAYSRGLEARDRGDFTKAQHEFQQAVKIDPKFSLARTQLEKASLSQMTRRELRAASRGPGRSTPLTAAQKRKLTLIRAALNSNPAFSFTNKNLAPTSSRGAVPANAKDLRQPLLEGRSVFGAKGEILIDIKLP from the coding sequence ATGAAGATGCTCGTTGCTTGCTGGTTGCTGGTTGCTGGCTTCATTATCTCGTGTGCACCGGCCACGCATTACAATCGCGGCCGCGAGGCGCTGGATAAAGAAGAGTATGAAAAAGCCCTCGCCGAGCTGCGTTTGGCGGTGAAGGAAAATCCGCTGAACGCGCTGGCGGTGCGCGATCTCGGTATTGCGCTTTATGAAACACAAAGCCATCGAAACGCGGCGTTGATTTTGGAAAAGGCTGTGGAACGCATGCCTCAAGACGGCATGGCGCGGCTCTATCTCGGCCTGGCTTACGAAAAAACCGGGCGGCTCGACGACGCCATCAAGTTGTATCGTGATTATGCCGAGGTGAGCAGTTACGATTATCGCCGCCAACTGGAGGCGCGCCTCGATCTCGCCATTCAAGCGAAACTGCGCCTCGAAGCCCGCCAGGCGCTCGCCGCAGAAAGCGCCATTGATCCGCAAAGCTTTCCGGAAAAATCCCTCGCCGTGCTGAACTTTCGCAATCTCGGCGGCAACGCCGGTTTTGATCCGCTCGCCAAAGGCTTGGCCGACATGGTGATCAGCGATCTCAGTCAGGTGAAAGCTTTGACGGTGATCGAGCGCAGCCGCATGCAAGCGTTGCTCGAAGAAATGGGGCTCGGCCAAACTGGCTTGGTGGATGAACAAACCGCGCCGCGAGTTGGCCAACTGCTCGGCGTCAAAAAAGTTTTGCAGGGCAGCTTTCTCGATCTCGCCGGCGGCCGGCTGCGTTTGGATGCCACTCTCTCGGACGCGGTGGCCAAAGTTTCGCAGCCGATTGGCGAAACCTCCGGCGAGCTGGCGCGTTTTTTTCGCCTGGAAAAAAACCTCGTGTTCAAAGTGATTGATGAGTTGGGCATCAATCTCACCGAGGCGGAAGAAAAGGCGATTCTCACGATTCCGACGGAAAATCTGCTGGCGTTTCTGGCGTATTCGCGGGGACTGGAGGCGCGCGACCGCGGTGATTTTACGAAAGCCCAGCACGAGTTTCAACAGGCGGTCAAGATCGATCCCAAATTTAGCCTCGCCAGAACGCAACTGGAAAAGGCCAGTCTGTCGCAAATGACGCGGCGGGAGCTGCGAGCGGCAAGCCGCGGTCCGGGGAGAAGCACGCCTTTGACCGCCGCGCAAAAACGCAAATTAACGTTGATCCGCGCGGCTTTGAACAGCAATCCGGCATTTAGTTTTACCAATAAAAATCTCGCGCCCACCTCGTCGCGCGGCGCGGTGCCGGCGAATGCAAAAGATTTGCGCCAACCGCTTCTTGAAGGTCGCAGCGTTTTCGGCGCCAAAGGCGAAATTCTCATTGACATCAAACTGCCCTGA